In the Brassica napus cultivar Da-Ae chromosome A7, Da-Ae, whole genome shotgun sequence genome, one interval contains:
- the LOC106353193 gene encoding peroxisomal isocitrate dehydrogenase [NADP], producing the protein MEFEKIKVANPIVEMDGDEMTRVIWKFIKDKLILPYLELDIKYFDLGLPNRDSTDDKVTTQSAEATLKYNVAIKCATITPDETRVREFGLKKMWRSPNGTIRNILNGTVFREPIICRNIPRIVPGWTKPICIGRHAFGDQYRATDIIVNEPGKLKLIFEPSGSSRKTEFEVFNFTGAGGVALAMYNTDESIRSFAESSMYTAYQKKWPLYLSTKNTILKTYDGRFKDIFQEVYETNWRSKFEAAGIWYEHRLIDDMVAYAMKSEGGYVWACKNYDGDVQSDFLAQGYGSLGLMTSVLVCPDGKTIEAEAAHGTVTRHYRVHQKGGETSTNSIASIFAWSRGLAHRAKLDSNASLLNFTEKLEAACMGTVESGKMTKDLALLIHGSKVKRDDYVNTEEFIDAVAWELRKRLLGSSRL; encoded by the exons ATGGAATTCGAGAAGATCAAGGTGGCCAATCCGATTGTTGAAATGGATG GAGACGAGATGACTCGCGTTATCTGGAAATTCATTAAAGACAAG CTTATTTTACCTTACCTGGAGTTGGATATCAAATACTTTGATCTCGGACTCCCTAACCGCGATTCTACTGATGATAAGGTTACTACACAGAGTGCTGAAGCTACTCTAAA GTATAACGTGGCAATCAAGTGTGCGACGATTACTCCTG ATGAAACTCGTGTTAGGGAGTTTGGTTTGAAAAAAATGTGGAGGAGTCCTAACGGAACTATAAGGAACATTTTAAACG gCACGGTCTTCAGGGAACCTATAATTTGCAGAAATATCCCTCGCATTGTACCAG GATGGACTAAACCAATCTGTATTGGAAGGCATGCTTTTGGAGATCAGTATAGAGCTACTGATATCATTGTTAATGAACCAGGAAAACTGAAACTGATTTTCG AGCCAAGTGGATCTTCACGTAAGACCGAATTTGAAGTCTTCAATTTCACTGGTGCTGGAGGTGTTGCTTTGGCCATGTATAACACCGATGAG TCTATCCGTTCATTTGCTGAGTCATCGATGTACACAGCTTACCAGAAAAAATGGCCGCTGTACCTCTCCACAAAAAACACCATCCTCAAAACATATGACGGAAG ATTCAAGGATATATTCCAAGAAGTTTATGAAACTAACTGGAGATCTAAGTTTGAAGCTGCTGGGATATG GTATGAGCATCGTCTGATAGATGATATGGTTGCTTATGCCATGAAAAGTGAGGGGGGTTACGTTTGGGCATGCAAGAACTACGATGGAGATGTGCAGAGCGATTTCTTAGCCCAAG GATATGGATCTCTGGGACTGATGACGTCGGTGTTG GTTTGTCCTGATGGAAAGACCATTGAAGCAGAGGCAGCTCATGGCACAGTAACACGCCACTACAGAGTTCACCAAAAAGGTGGTGAAACAAGCACCAACAGCATAGCCTCTATTTTTGCTTGGTCCAGAGGCCTTGCCCACAG GGCAAAGCTGGACAGCAATGCGTCGTTGTTGAACTTTACTGAGAAACTAGAAGCGGCTTGTATGGGGACGGTGGAGTCTGGAAAAATGACCAAGGATCTCGCGCTGTTGATCCACGGATCCAA GGTTAAGAGGGATGATTATGTGAATACAGAAGAGTTCATTGATGCTGTGGCATGGGAGTTAAGGAAAAGACTGTTAGGCAGCTCCAGGTTGTGA
- the LOC106355623 gene encoding MATH domain and coiled-coil domain-containing protein At3g58340-like, producing the protein MTFCASALEEQNVSIFINTQKSLGGNYTSRGLGRILHLKAMMNPVDKKFGWTCLVVFPKGNNGDYLSLYLDVADFETLPCGWRRYVKLRLTVVNQLSPKLSVVKGDSTALMESRQLGVPAMLPLFKLHENDGGFLVKGQVMIVAELDIFEVIGTFDDVVAAESSDLLKKTSLGINANGIKQVENSVKPPPKKTWNRKFDYCC; encoded by the exons ATGACATTCTGTG CGAGTGCACTTGAAGAGCAGAATGTATCAATCTTCATTAATACTCAAAAATCACTTGGCGGTAATTACACTAGTCGCGGACTAGGCAG GATCTTGCATCTTAAAGCAATGATGAATCCAGTTGATAAGAAGTTTGGTTGG ACGTGTCTTGTTGTATTTCCTAAAGGAAACAATGGTGACTACTTGTCTCTATATCTGGACGTTGCTGATTTTGAAACACTGCCTTGTGGATGGAGAAGATATGTGAAACTGAGACTTACTGTTGTGAATCAACTTTCACCAAAACTGTCCGTGGTGAAAGGTGAT AGCACTGCTTTGATGGAAAGTCGACAACTTGGGGTTCCAGCAATGCTTCCGCTTTTCAAACTTCATGAGAATGATGGTGGGTTTCTTGTGAAGGGACAAGTGATGATTGTTGCAGAGTTGGATATTTTTGAAGTAATTGGCACATTTGATGATGTGGTGGCTGCTGAGTCTAGTGACCTGCTTAAGAAAACTTCACTTGGGATCAATGCCAATGGGATTAAGCAG GTTGAAAATTCAGTGAAACCCCCTCCAAAGAAAACTTGGAACAGAAAGTTTGattattgttgttga
- the LOC106353194 gene encoding MATH domain and coiled-coil domain-containing protein At3g58410: MVGHMKKKLTCVIKNFGLQDDEFHYYSPPFKVADCDWRLIAFPKRDTDGGYLSMYLDLAPESLPPGWRRDVKVSLTLVKKGLAPQSLNQTLVGKGCFDAENNIWGFEEFLPLSKLWRYLDDYKLTIIAELDVIPDIVLPEEPVIIIEPSLRCNQADDASVSRSQVDQVSCQVEQKPENPSNQDSDNALKEIQPVKETIDVNGFEVLSCQVESVKLIFERHPDIAVEFNAKNQHLRNACLSFLLSLVETLCQSLEKLSSEDLVEADIALTYLKDAGFKVDWLEKKLDQLKDKKEKEKSCLARLQEIEENLQKLKQKCSELDLLAEEEKADLSTTRTALSFDDIV; the protein is encoded by the exons ATGGTTGGGCATATGAAGAAGAAACTCACTTGTGTTATCAAAAACTTCGGTTTGCAAGATGACGAGTTCCACTACTACTCTCCACCCTTCAAGGTGGCCGACTGTGATTG GCGTCTTATTGCTTTTCCCAAAAGAGATACGGATGGTGGCTACTTGTCCATGTATCTGGATCTGGCTCCTGAATCTTTGCCTCCAGGATGGAGAAGAGACGTGAAGGTTAGCCTCACTCTTGTGAAAAAGGGACTGGCTCCTCAATCTTTGAACCAAACATTAG TAGGGAAAGGCTGTTTTGACGCAGAGAATAACATTTGGGGCTTTGAAGAGTTCTTGCCTCTTTCAAAACTTTGGAGATACCTGGATGATTACAAACTCACCATCATCGCTGAACTAGACGTTATCCCAGATATTGTGTTACCAGAGGAACCTGTGATCATTATTGAACCATCTCTGAGGTGCAATCAAGCTGATGATGCATCTGTCAGCAGATCTCAGGTGGACCAAGTGTCTTGTCAAGTGGAGCAAAAACCTGAGaacccatcaaaccaggattcaGATAATGCACTTAAGGAGATTCAACCTGTAAAGGAGACAATAGATGTCAATGGGTTTGAGGTTTTGTCTTGTCAG GTAGAATCTGTGAAGCTTATATTCGAGAGACACCCAGACATTGCTGTGGAGTTTAACGCAAAGAACCAACATCTCAGGAACGCATGTCTGAGTTTCCTGCTAAGCTTGGTGGAGACGTTATGCCAGTCACTTGAGAAGCTCTCCAGTGAAGATCTTGTGGAAGCAGACATTGCGTTGACATACTTGAAAGATGCAGGGTTTAAGGTGGATTGGCTGGAGAAGAAGCTAGACCAACTAAAAGacaaaaaggagaaagagaagtcTTGTTTGGCTCGGCTCCAAGAGATCGAGGAAAATCTACAGAAACTGAAGCAGAAGTGTTCAGAGCTGGATCTTCTTGCCGAGGAGGAGAAGGCTGACTTGTCAACCACAAGAACTGCTTTGTCTTTCGATGATATTGTTTGA
- the LOC106355622 gene encoding MATH domain and coiled-coil domain-containing protein At3g58410-like has translation MGTQVGKKFAWVIKNFSSLECKICYSAPVLIGDRKWEGFLEDGDLIVVAEVDVLEVVGTSDEPGESKDGSSNLKIINGDDGVPESNDYLKIKVASFGTGNMDINGFQVLPSQVESVSRIFERHPYIAVRFRAMNQHTRETCMNILLRLIEMLCQSLDELSSNDILGADTALAYLKSVHFNVAWLEKKLDLVKANKGKEQSSLVRLQEMEDNLLELKQKCSDLDALVEKEEAELSAIRTPLSFDDVV, from the exons ATGGGGACGCAAGTTGGTAAGAAGTTCGCTTGGGTGATAAAGAACTTCTCATCTTTGGAATGTAAGATCTGTTACTCTGCTCCCGTCCTGATAGGTGATCGCAAATG GGAAGGTTTTCTGGAAGATGGAGATCTCATAGTTGTTGCTGAGGTAGATGTTCTTGAAGTTGTTGGAACATCAGATGAGCCAGGGGAATCTAAAGATGGAAGCAGCAATCTGAAAATTATTAATGGAGATGATGGTGTTCCGGAGTCTAATGATTACCTCAAAATCAAAGTAGCTTCATTTGGAACCGGAAACATGGATATCAATGGCTTTCAAGTTCTTCCTTCACAG GTAGAATCTGTGAGCCGTATATTTGAAAGACACCCTTACATTGCAGTCCGATTCCGTGCAATGAACCAACATACGAGGGAGACATGCATGAATATTTTGCTCAGATTGATCGAGATGCTGTGCCAGTCACTTGATGAGCTCTCCAGTAATGATATTTTGGGAGCAGACACTGCACTTGCATACTTGAAATCTGTGCATTTTAATGTGGCTTGGTTGGAGAAGAAACTGGACTTGGTAAAAGCAAACAAGGGCAAAGAGCAGTCCAGTTTGGTCAGGCTCCAAGAGATGGAGGATAATTTACTTGAACTGAAGCAAAAATGTTCAGACTTGGATGCTTTAGTTGAGAAGGAAGAGGCTGAGTTGTCGGCTATCAGAACTCCTCTGTCGTTTGATGATGTTGTTTGA
- the LOC106353192 gene encoding MATH domain and coiled-coil domain-containing protein At3g58440 has protein sequence MGGGGEQMEKRFSWVLKKFSSLQEERCYSRPFAVAGVNWRIAADCKGDKNDGHLSLFLEFADSESLPPGWTRDVKFSLTLVTKAFTKSNLVMRAQQCFSDEIEGWGCDKFVSLAKLHEKSEGFLVNNKLIILAELHVLPADDESVGKSQRDSSCEVAQETEVTNLDDDDDDDGPFDEGTGGGVSSKEDVDNDDVSSPCLDDGGEDISLLNHFSALEETVGNDGLKSNSVAAETEVSNDDAPKEDIGDESSSLVSNDNASNGTSLDKVKSLLDVENGGKEFNNVASVPETANNLLTEIQPANVNGFDVYSSQVESVSLIFRRHPDLASGFRPKNRQIRRAYMNELLSLIEMMCQSPEKLSEDDLSNAVDTLSDLIDVGFKLDWLKVKLDEVSEKKKKEKGSEARLRTMEEQLKKLKLMFLDLQTQLQKEKAEALAARTSLSFSDVVC, from the exons ATGGGTGGTGGTGGTGAGCAAATGGAAAAGAGATTCAGTTGGGTTTTGAAAAAGTTCTCATCTTTACAAGAAGAGCGTTGCTACTCCCGCCCCTTCGCCGTCGCCGGGGTCAATTG GCGCATTGCTGCTGACTGCAAGGGAGATAAGAACGATGGTCACTTGTCCTTGTTTCTGGAGTTTGCAGACTCTGAGTCTCTGCCACCTGGATGGACAAGAGACGTCAAGTTTAGCCTCACTCTCGTCACTAAGGCCTTTACCAAATCCAACTTAGTAATGC GAGCGCAACAATGCTTCAGTGACGAGATAGAGGGTTGGGGTTGTGATAAGTTCGTGTCCCTTGCTAAACTTCATGAGAAGAGTGAAGGGTTTCTGGTGAATAACAAACTCATTATCCTCGCTGAACTACATGTACTTCCAGCTGATGATGAATCTGTCGGCAAATCTCAGAGGGATTCGTCTTGTGAAGTGGCGCAAGAAACTGAGGTTACCAatttagatgatgatgatgatgatgatggtccTTTTGACGAGGGTACAGGTGGTGGTGTTTCGTCTAAAGAGGATGTGGATAATGATGATGTTTCATCTCCTTGTTTAGATGATGGAGGTGAGGACATAAGTCTTTtaaaccacttcagtgctttgGAAGAGACAGTAGGAAATGATGGTTTAAAGAGTAACAGTGTGGCAGCTGAGACTGAGGTTTCTAATGATGATGCACCTAAAGAAGATATCGGTGATGAGTCTTCATCTCTCGTTTCGAATGATAATGCTAGCAACGGAACCTCTCTAGACAAAGTGAAGTCTTTGCTTGATGTGGAAAATGGTGGTAAAGAGTTTAACAATGTGGCATCTGTACCTGAGACTGCTAATAATTTGCTTACGGAGATTCAACCAGCGAATGTCAATGGGTTTGACGTTTATTCTTCTCAG GTGGAATCAGTGAGCCTTATATTCAGAAGACACCCGGATTTAGCATCAGGCTTCCGTCCAAAGAACAGACAGATCAGAAGAGCTTACATGAATGAACTCCTTAGCCTCATCGAGATGATGTGCCAGTCACCAGAGAAGCTCTCCGAGGATGATCTGAGCAATGCTGTTGACACactgtctgatctgattgatgtCGGCTTTAAATTGGATTGGCTGAAGGTAAAGCTGGATGAGGTttctgagaagaagaagaaggaaaagggTAGCGAGGCTCGGCTTCGAACAATGGAGGAACAGTTGAAGAAGCTGAAGCTAATGTTCTTGGATCTTCAAACTCAGCTGCAGAAGGAAAAGGCTGAGGCTTTGGCCGCAAGAACTTCTCTCTCGTTCAGTGATGTTGTTTGCTGA
- the LOC106356829 gene encoding universal stress protein A-like protein — protein METYVDAIGVDTEATTTTETTAKQNKKKLKVMVAMDESKNSFYALEWAVEHLRDVISAEPETDQAGGLLTLVHVHPTYLQYIYPSGGTASAMYAIDSVPESMKKAREESTTKLFTRSLEICRGKLVKTETMILEGDPKEMICQAVEQTHVDLLVVGSRGLGMIKRAFLGSVSDYCAQHAKCPILIVRPPRETSTSSSTKEHKSK, from the exons ATGGAGACTTACGTTGATGCGATTGGTGTGGACACGGAAGCTACAACAACGACGGAGACGACGGCGAAGCAGAACAAAAAGAAGTTGAAGGTTATGGTTGCGATGGATGAAAGCAAGAATAGCTTCTATGCGTTGGAATGGGCAGTGGAACATCTCAGAGATGTTATTAGCGCTGAACCGGAAACCGATCAAGCAGGCGGTTTACTGACTTTGGTTCATGTTCATCCAACGTACCTTCAATATATCTACCCTTCTGGCGGAACTG CTTCGGCAATGTATGCGATAGATTCAGTTCCTGAATCAATGAAGAAAGCACGAGAAGAGAGCACAACCAAGTTGTTCACACGATCATTGGAGATATGTCGTGGCAAATTG GTGAAAACGGAAACGATGATATTAGAAGGAGATCCTAAGGAGATGATATGCCAAGCGGTAGAACAAACTCACGTGGATCTTCTTGTTGTTGGTAGCCGTGGACTTGGCATGATCAAGAG GGCCTTTCTAGGGAGTGTGAGTGATTACTGTGCTCAACATGCCAAATGTCCTATTCTCATCGTGCGACCACCTAGAGAAACCTCGACCAGTAGTAGCACTAAGGAACACAAGAGCAAGTGA
- the LOC106353189 gene encoding lipid phosphate phosphatase delta, whose product MEGSGTWQGLILVSIVTWICLSSYLKLTQKVRSLVQPWVARQVVGGVPLILQIQKHQSGVLDAFFSGLSCVVSVPFYTAFLPLLFWSGHGRLARQMTLLIAFCDYLGNCIKDVVSAPRPSCPPVRRITATKDEEDNAMEYGLPSSHTLNTVCLSGYLLHYVLSSFEHEDASIQYYGFALACLLVAVIAFGRIYLGMHSVVDIIAGLAIGVLTLGLWLTVNENIDDFITSKQNVSSFWTALSFLLLFAYPTPENPTPSYEYHTAFTGVALGIVTGVQQTYSQFHHEGAPRIFSPELPVTAYLGRVVMGIPTILLVKFCSKSLAKWILPTVSNTLGIPIRSTTYIPKLKLDKGYANGKNTDETKNSVGYSQKLCDFLNQDSFDIDTGIRFVQYAGLAWSVVDLVPSMFSYFNL is encoded by the exons ATGGAAGGGTCAGGGACATGGCAAGGATTGATCCTCGTGAGTATTGTGACATGGATCTGTCTATCTTCCTATCTGAAACTGACCCAGAAGGTTAGATCTCTTGTTCAACCATGGGTCGCTCGTCAAGTCGTCGGTGGCGTTCCCCTCATCCTCCAAATTCAG AAACATCAGAGTGGAGTGCTTGATGCTTTCTTCTCAGGGCTTTCGTGTGTTGTCTCTGTGCCCTTTTACACTGCTTTCTTGCCTCTCCTCTTCTGG AGTGGACATGGTAGATTGGCTAGGCAGATGACTCTGTTGATAGCATTCTGTGATTACTTGGGGAACTGCATAAAG GATGTTGTATCAGCTCCTCGTCCAAGCTGCCCACCAGTCAGAAGGATTACTGCCACAAAAGATGAGGAAGACAATGCAATGGAGTATGGGTTGCCTTCTTCACATACTTTAAACACTGTTTGCTTATCCGG ataTCTATTACACTATGTGTTGTCCTCTTTTGAACATGAAGATGCGTCTATCCAATACTATGGATTTGCCCTTGCTTGTCTGTTGGTAGCCGTAATTGCATTTG GAAGGATTTACTTGGGTATGCACAGTGTGGTCGATATCATCGCTGGTCTTGCCATAGGAGTCCTTACTCTCGGTCTTTGGCTTACCGTCAATGAAAACATCGACGACTTCATTACCTCGAAACAGAATG TTAGCTCCTTCTGGACTGCTCTAAGTTTCTTGTTGCTCTTTGCTTATCCCACCCCTGAGAACCCAACTCCAAGCTACGAGTATCACACCGCCTTCACTGGGGTTGCACTAGGAATT GTGACTGGAGTTCAGCAAACATACAGCCAATTCCACCACGAAGGAGCTCCACGAATCTTCTCACCAGAGCTTCCCGTTACAGCCTACCTTGGGAGAGTCGTGATGGGGATACCAACGATACTCTTAGTGAAATTCTGCAGTAAATCCCTTGCTAAATGGATCTTGCCAACAGTATCCAACACACTTGGGATTCCGATAAGATCCACCACCTACATTCCCAAGCTCAAGCTAGACAAGGGATATGCAAATGGGAAGAATACAGACGAAACTAAGAACTCCGTTGGATATTCACAGAAACTCTGCGACTTCTTGAATCAGGACTCGTTTGATATTGACACTGGTATAAGGTTCGTGCAATACGCCGGTCTTGCCTGGTCTGTTGTTGATCTTGTTCCTTCCATGTTTTCTTACTTTAACTTGTAG
- the LOC106353190 gene encoding serine/threonine-protein phosphatase PP2A-4 catalytic subunit-like, translating into MNSAPTDATLDLDEQISQLMQCKPLSEQQVRALCEKAKEILMDESNVQPVKSPVTICGDIHGQFHDLAELFRIGGMCPDTNYLFMGDYVDRGYYSVETVTLLVGLKVRYPQRITILRGNHESRQITQVYGFYDECLRKYGNANVWKIFTDLFDYFPLTALVESEIFCLHGGLSPSIETLDNIRNFDRVQEVPHEGPMCDLLWSDPDDRCGWGISPRGAGYTFGQDISEQFNHSNSLKLIARAHQLVMDGFNWAHEQKVVTIFSAPNYCYRCGNMASILEVDDCRNHTFIQFEPAPRRGEPDVTRRTPDYFL; encoded by the exons ATGAATTCGGCTCCGACGGACGCAACACTCGATCTAGATGAGCAGATCTCCCAGCTCATGCAGTGCAAGCCTCTCTCCGAGCAACAG gTCAGAGCATTATGCGAGAAAGCTAAGGAGATCTTGATGGATGAAAGCAACGTCCAG CCTGTCAAAAGTCCGGTAACAATCTGTGGTGATATTCACGGACAATTCCATGATCTTGCAGAGCTTTTCCGTATTGGAGGAATG TGCCCTGATACCAATTATCTATTTATGGGAGACTATGTCGACCGTGGATATTATTCTGTCGAAACTGTTACG CTGCTAGTTGGCTTGAAAGTACGGTATCCCCAGCGAATCACTATACTTAGAGGAAACCATGAAAGTCGTCAG ATTACTCAAGTTTATGGATTTTATGATGAATGCCTGCGAAA GTATGGAAATGCAAATGTTTGGAAGATATTCACAGACCTCTTTGACTATTTCCCACTGACAGCCTTG GTGGAGTCGGAAATATTCTGCCTTCACGGTGGATTGTCGCCGTCTATCGAGACCCTTGACAACATTAGGAACTTCGATCGAGTTCAAGAAGTTCCACATGAAGGGCCGATGTGTGACTTATTATGGTCTGATCCCGATGACAGATGTGGGTGGGGAATCTCTCCTCGTGGTGCAGGATATACATTTGGTCAG GACATTTCCGAACAATTCAACCACTCTAACAGCTTAAAACTGATTGCTCGAGCGCATCAGCTGGTTATGGATGGGTTCAACTGGGCACAC GAGCAAAAGGTGGTTACCATCTTCAGTGCGCCAAACTATTGCTATCGCTGCGGGAACATGGCCTCCATTCTCGAGGTTGATGACTGCAGGAACCACACCTTCATTCAG TTTGAACCAGCCCCAAGGAGAGGAGAACCAGATGTGACCCGAAGGACACCCGACTACTTCCTATAA
- the LOC106353188 gene encoding DEAD-box ATP-dependent RNA helicase 11: MSASWADVADSEKAASRAKPAYVPPHLRNRQPDPVAPSPQNDRPGYGGQPSRWAPGGGVGGGGGGYRNDVGRPGQGYGGRGSGGGGGGWNNRGGGWDREVNPFGDDADLEPAVQENTGINFDAYEDIPIETSGGDVPPPVNTFADIDLGEALNLNIRRCKYVRPTPVQRHAIPILLAERDLMACAQTGSGKTAAFCFPIISGIMRDQHLQRPRGSRTVYPLAVILSPTRELASQIHDEAKKFAYQTGVKVVVAYGGTPINQQLRELERGVDILVATPGRLNDLLERARVSMQMIKFLALDEADRMLDMGFEPQIRKIVEQMDMPPRGMRQTMLFSATFPREIQRLASDFLSNYIFLAVGRVGSSTDLIAQRVEYVHEADKKSHLMDLLHAQRETQDKQSLTLVFVETKRSADALENWLCMNEFPATSIHGDRTQQEREVALRSFKTGRTPILVATDVAARGLDIPHVAHVVNFDLPNDIDDYVHRIGRTGRAGKSGVATAFFNEKNAQLARQLAELMQEANQEVPEWLTRYASRASFGGGKKRGGGRFGGRDFRREGSFGSGGGRGGGRGNDYYGGGGYGGGGYSGAPSGGGYGGAPSGGYGGGVTSAWD, encoded by the exons ATGAGTGCATCATGGGCAGATGTGGCTGACTCAGAGAAGGCTGCTTCCAGGGCTAAGCCTGCTTATGTTCCTCCTCATTTAAGGAACAGGCAACCAGACCCTGTTGCTCCTTCGCCACAGAATGATCGTCCAGGGTATGGTGGTCAACCGTCTAGATGGGCTCCTGGAggtggagttggtggaggaGGCGGTGGCTACAGGAATGATGTAGGTCGTCCCGGCCAAGGTTATGGTGGACGAGGAAgtggtggcggtggtggtggctGGAACAACAGAGGTGGAGGATGGGACCGTGAAGTTAATCCGTTTGGAGATGATGCTGATTTAGAACCCGCCGTTCAGGAGAATACTGGCATTAATTTTGATGCCTATGAAGATATTCCGATTGAGACCAGTGGAGGAGACGTGCCTCCTCCTGTTAACACTTTTGCGGACATTGATCTTGGGGAGGCACTGAATCTCAACATCAGGAGGTGCAAGTACGTGAGGCCAACACCTGTACAGCGTCACGCCATTCCGATACTTCTTGCAGAGAGGGATTTGATGGCATGTGCTCAGACAGGGTCTGGGAAGACTGCTGCCTTTTGCTTTCCGATAATTAGTGGAATCATGAGAGATCAGCATCTTCAGAGACCTCGTGGTTCACGGACCGTTTACCCTCTTGCAGTTATCCTCTCACCAACAAGGGAGCTGGCATCTCAG attcATGATGAAGCAAAAAAATTCGCATACCAAACTGGTGTGAAGGTCGTTGTTGCTTATGGAGGAACACCTATTAACCAGCAG CTCAGGGAACTTGAGAGAGGAGTTGATATCCTTGTGGCAACTCCTGGCCGGTTAAATGATTTGCTAGAAAGAGCTAGAGTCTCAATGCAGATGATCAAATTTTTAGCTCTGGATGAGGCGGACAGGATGCTGGACATGGGTTTTGAGCCACAAATTAGAAAGATTGTTGAACAGATGGACATGCCTCCACGTGGGATGAGACAAACAATGTTGTTTAGTGCTACGTTTCCTAGGGAGATCCAG AGACTCGCATCTGATTTTCTgtcaaactatatatttttggcTGTGGGAAGAGTTGGTTCAAGCACTGACTTAATTGCCCAAAGGGTTGAGTATGTCCATGAGGCTGACAAGAAAAGTCATCTCATGGATCTGCTACACGCCCAGAGAGAGACCCAAGACAAG CAATCATTGACGTTGGTTTTTGTGGAGACAAAGAGGTCAGCCGACGCTTTGGAAAATTGGTTGTGCATGAATGAGTTTCCAGCAACCTCCATTCACGGTGATAGAACACAACAG GAAAGAGAAGTGGCACTGAGGTCCTTCAAGACTGGGAGGACGCCCATTTTGGTTGCAACAGACGTGGCAGCACGTGGTCTTGACATCCCACATGTGGCTCATGTAGTGAACTTTGATCTACCAAATGACATTGATGACTATGTTCACCGCATCGGACGAACAGGACGTGCAGGCAAATCTGGCGTAGCAACAGCCTTCTTTAATGAGAAAAATGCACAACTGGCTAGGCAGCTCGCTGAACTGATGCAAGAGGCCAATCAAGAGGTGCCTGAGTGGCTCACAAGATACGCTTCACGTGCTTCATTTGGCGGTGGTAAGAAACGGGGTGGTGGTCGGTTTGGTGGCCGTGACTTCAGAAGAGAAGGCTCTTTCGGTAGTGGCGGTGGCCGTGGCGGTGGCCGTGGCAATGACTACTATGGAGGAGGAGGctatggtggtggtggatacAGTGGTGCTCCAAGTGGTGGTGGATACGGTGGTGCTCCAAGTGGTGGCTATGGTGGAGGAGTGACCAGTGCTTGGGATTAG
- the LOC106356828 gene encoding non-specific lipid transfer protein GPI-anchored 22-like, giving the protein MGYNQNRQRLALFITVAIMFLGVRSDLNLDIKGCQDSMSDLYSCLPFVTSKAKAPDSTCCTTLKEKIDKGQTKRCLCTLVKDRDDPGLGFKVDANRAMSLPSTCHVPANISQCPELLHLPPDSVAAKIFKQFIEALQNVEPRAVPTSSSVKRRDTKQFGLVIAGAFSVWYLL; this is encoded by the exons ATGGGTTACAATCAAAATCGACAAAGGCTGGCTCTATTCATAACAGTAGCAATCATGTTTCTTGGTGTAAGATCAGACTTGAATCTAGACATAAAGGGATGTCAGGACTCCATGTCTGATCTCTACTCTTGTCTTCCTTTTGTCACTAGCAAAGCTAAAGCTCCAGACTCAACATGTTGCACCACACTCAAGGAAAAAATAGACAAAGGGCAGACCAAGAGATGTCTCTGCACTCTTGTCAAAGATAGGGATGATCCTGGTTTAGGGTTCAAAGTTGATGCCAACCGTGCAATGAGCCTTCCTTCCACTTGTCATGTCCCTGCAAATATCTCACAATGCCCAG AGCTTCTACATTTGCCTCCAGATTCAGTAGCCGCTAAGATTTTTAAGCAATTCATTGAAGCCTTACAAAATGTTGAACCTAGAG CAGTCCCCACAAGTTCAAGCGTCAAAAGAAGAGACACGAAGCAATTTGGTCTAGTGATAGCTGGAGCTTTCTCAGTATGGTACCTACTGTAA